CAAAAAAGTAACGGCGGTGCACATTAACCACGGTCTAAGCCGTAATGCCTCCTTATGGCAGGAGCATTGCGAGCGTCTCTGCGAGCAATGGCAGGTGAATTTTATTGCCCTCACCGTTCGTTGCGACCACCGGGCCAATGTGGAAGAAGCGGCCCGTGTCGCGCGTTACCAGGCGTTGGGAGCTCTGATTAAAAAAAACAATTGCCTGCTTATGGGACATCACCTCGATGATCAGGCTGAAACCCTGCTTCTTCACCTGTTTCGCGGTGCCGGTGTGGACGGTTTGACAGCAATTCCTGAAAAAAGCACCGTGGGCGAGGGGGATTTACGACGTCCTTTACTGAGTTGCACCCGCCAGTCACTGCAAGCCTACGCGCTGGAACATCGACTACGTTTCATTGACGATGAAAGTAACGCCAATACCCGTTTTTCCCGCAATTTCTTAAGGCAGGACATTTTTCCTTTGCTCAAAGGCCGATGGCCAGGAGTCACTCGAAATCTCGCGCGTACGGCCGAGCATTGCCGTCTGGCACAGGCCAATTTAACGGATTTGGCGCACCTGGATTGCCCTTCCCTGGCAGAAAAATCCCGGGTGCTGCCGCTGCTGCCGCTGCTGCGGTTAAACAGAGCCCGTCTCGGCAATGTGCTGCGGACGTGGTTACGTCAACACGATGTTCGCATGCCCAACACCCTCACGTTTAATCGATTAATGGATGAAATGATCCAGGCTGCACCTGACAGCAATCCTGAAATCCATTGGCAGCAGGTGACAATCAAGCGTTATCAACATCACCTTTACCTGTCGCCGTCACGGCCTGAATGCACATCCCCTTTACCCTGGACCACCTTTCCAAACACGCTTTGCCTGCAAGGGATGGGGAAATTAACGGCAGAAACCGCTGATGAAGGGTTATTTATTCCATCAGGCAGCCAACTGGCTATTCGTTTTCGTGAGGGCGGTGACACGTTTTACTGGCATGGACAGAACAAATCGCTGAAAAAATTATTTCAGGAGTGGAAAATTCCCCCTTGGCAGCGACAGCAGATTCCTTTGTTGTATGTTGATAATCAGCTTGCGGCGGTAATTGGTTATGCTGTCAGTGATCTTTTTTATCAGCGCCGGGCAGGGCGGTGCTACAAGCTGAGCCACATTATTAACCAATAGTTAATTAATGTTAATCAAATGCCCTATTTATTGAAAATTTCGGAATTATTAAACTAAGCTCCTTAGTCAGGAGAAAAAAAATGATTTCAACTTTTCGTTTGATTTGGTTACTGAGTTACATCACAACAGCGTCCGTGTCCGCCGCTGTGATTACTCCCGGTCTGCCGGCAATCGCTGATTCCTTCCAATTAAACATTGAAGCCATTCAATGGATGATCAGTGCCTTCTTAGGCGGTTATGTCATTGGCCAGCTGATTTATGGGCCTTTAGCCAATCGTGTAGGGCGGGTGGGCGCGTTACGCGTTGGTCTGGTGATTAATCTGTTGGGGCTACTGGTGTGTTATGCCGGCCTTCTGTTTCATTCCTATGGTCTGCTCATCGGCGGGCGTTTAGTCAGTGCGCTGGGGGCGGCGAGTGGTCTTTCATGCACCTTGATGCTCATCAATGAATGGCTGCCTGAACAGCAACGCCGCACGGCCTTGTCTTATTCCATCCTGGCTTTCACGCTAGGCATCGGTCTTGCGGTATCCCTTGGAGGATGGATAGTCACGTATTGGCAATGGCAGGGTTGCTTTGCCTTGCTTTTCATTCATGGCGTCCTGTTGCTGGCAGGGACCCCTTTTCTAAAAGAGACGATGATAATCCGCCGCCGTGTCAACCTCGCGCAAATGATCACCGCTTATCGCCAAACGCTGGCCTCGCCGGGACTCGTGGTTTATGCCCTGGCCGTGGGGTTCTGCTCGGCCATCGGTTATTGTTATTCTGCTGCAGGCCCTTTAATCGCTGAACGGTTTTTGCATCTTTCTGCTGCCGCTTATGGCTCCTGGAATTTAGTCAATATGCTGGGGATGCTGATGGGTGGCCTGTTGACCAAAAGACTCCTGCAGCGCTGTTCGCCCCAACGCGTGGTCGGCTACGGTTTTGGCGGTTGTACCCTGGCATTGCTCGGCCTTTTCCTGATGTGGCAGCAGCACTGGTTATTGCCGATTGGTTTTTTTATCCACACGTCATTGTTGTATCTGTTCAGTGGCTTTTTATTCGCTGGTGGCTCCTGCCTGGCTACGGCCTCGGTCCAGGACAAAAGCAATGGTTCAGCCATGCTGAGCTTTATCAATATGCTGACTGCGACGCTGGCCGTCATTGTCATGGGATACACAAACACCAATCCCTGGTTGGGATTTGTTGAAATCATTCTGCTGTTCGGCAGCGTGATTGCAGGTACGTTTCTCCTGTTTCAGCACAAGACAGGCGCTTCGCTCAGGCAGGGCGTTTGAAGGTGGTGTCCCGCGAAGGCCTTTGGAGGCTTCGCGGTAAAAAAATCAGCATTCCGGCAGATTGACTGCAAGCCCCCCCATGGAGGTTTCCTTGTAGATGCTTTGCATGTCCATGCCGGTCTGTTTCATGGTTTTAATGACTTTATCAAGGGAAATCTGATGCTGGCCATCGCCGATCAAAGCCATCCGCGAGGCGTTAACCGCTTTTACGGCCCCCATGGCATTGCGTTCAATGCAGGGAATTTGCACCAGTCCAAGGACCGGGTCACAGGTCATGCCCAAATGGTGCTCCATCGCAATTTCGGCCGCATTTTCTATTTGTTCAATGCTGCCGCCCAGCACAGCAGTCAAGCCCGCCGCCGCCATGGACGAGGCGACGCCGACTTCACCCTGGCAGCCGACTTCAGCCCCTGAAATGGAGGCGCCTTTCTTGTAGAGAATCCCGATGGCCGCGGCGGTGAGGAAGTAAACATAAATGTCTTCCTTGCTTAGGCGATCATGCGCTTCCTGGCAGTACTTGAGCACGGCAGGAATAATGCCGGCAGCCCCGTTGGTGGGGGCGGTGACAATCCGTCCGCCGGCGGCGTTTTCTTCATTCACCGCCATGGCATAGAGATTTAAACGGTTCATGATGTCTGATTGTTCAAACACGCTGGGAACCCCTTTGTGTTCAATGAGCTTTTTGTAAAGATCCGGCGCACGCCGTTTCAGCAGTAAACCGCCCGGTAAAATGCCGGGATGATGGCAACCGTTATTGATGCATTCATCCATCACGTTGGCAATGGCTAAAATGCCTTCCTGAATCGCATTTTTACTGCGCCAGGTTAATTCATTGACCATCATCAATTCGGCGATGGTTAACCGGTTGTCCCGGCACAGGCTCATTAATTCAAAGGCAGTGGAAAAAGGATAGGGGGGCGCATTCGTGTCTTCCGAGGATTTGTCAAACTCTTCTTCGGTGGTTATGAACCCGCCGCCTATTGAATAATAGACCTGGCTGCGTAATAACTGTTGATTAACATCATAGGCTGAAAAACGCATGCCGTTACTGTGCCGTGGCAGCAGTTCCTTCTGTAAAAACAGGAAATCCCGCTCCTCGTCAAAAAACAAGTCTTTTTTGCCGCCCAAAAGGAGCTTTTGCGAGCTGATGATTTCCCGCATGCGGGGAACCATGGAATCCGGTACAACACTTTCCGGAGTCTTTCCTTCAAGGCCGTTTAAAATGGCTTTGTCTGTGCCATGGCCTTTGCCCGTTAGGGCCAGGGAGCCATACAGTTCAATTTTAATTCGTGACGCGGCGGTAAAATGGTCTTCCTTCTCCAGAAGCTGCACGAAGGCGTAGGCCGCTGACATCGGCCCTACCGTATGAGAACTGGATGGGCCGATACCAATAGAAAACATGTCAAAGAGGCTGATGCTCATTATCAACTCGAGTGTTTTAAAATATAGCAATTTTAGATGTAAAACCCTGACTAAACAATAGAAGCAGGCTTTAAAAAATACAAGGTTGTTAAAACACGGCCTTAAATAATTAATCGTTTACCTTAACTGGTAATTTCCCGGAAAGTTAGGCAGAATAATCAAGCAATTTTTCCATGGTGTTCTAACGAGAATAGAAAGGGGATCTTTATGAAGATGAAACTGGTCGCTGCCGCTGTCGTAGGCCTGGCAATGACAACCGCATTTGCTGAGACAAATACCGCCGCTCCCAGCACGACTACACCAGCTACTGCCGCAACACCTGCAACATTAAACACTGATATTGACAAGTTGTCTTACAGTATTGGTGCTGATTTGGGCAAAAACTTTAAAAAGCAAGGCATCGAAATCAGTCCTTCGGCAATGGCTAAAGGGTTACAGGATGGCATGAGCGGTTCTCAGTTATTGCTGACTGAAGATCAAATGAAAGACGTGTTGAGTAAATTTCAGAAAGACCTGATGGCAAAGCGAAACGCTGAATTCACTAAAAAGGCAGAAGAAAACAAGTCCAAAGGCGAAGCGTTTCTGTCTCAGAACAAAAGCAAAGAAGGCGTGGTGACGCTGCCAAGCGGTTTGCAATATAAAATCATTGAAAAAGGCAATGGTGCTAAACCAACCAAGGATGACACGGTCACGGTTGAATACACGGGTCGTCTGATTGATGGTCAAGTGTTTGACAGCACGGATAAAACCGGCAAACCAGCCACATTCAAAGTGTCTCAGGTTATTCCTGGCTGGACTGAAGCCCTGCAATTAATGCCTGCCGGCTCCGTCTGGGAAGTCTATGTTCCTGCTTCTCTGGCTTACGGTCCACGCAGCGTTGGCGGACCCATCGGCCCGAATGAGACCTTGATTTTCAAAATTCATTTGATTTCTGTCAAAAAGACTGACGCGTAATCTTCCATTCCCGGGGCTAAGTCCCCGGGAATCTGTCTGTCATTGTCCCAGTTGAGAGTCACCCATGACTAAACGCCTGTTTATTGTGTTTTTACTTGGCTTTTCTTCAGGGTTACCTCTTGCCTTGATTACCAGTACATTGCAAGCCTGGTATGCGGACACCGGACTCTCGGTTCTTGCCACCGGCATGCTGAGTCTGGTTGGTTTGCCCTATGTGTATCGGATTTGCTGGGGACCCTTGCTGGATCGTTACTCGTTATTTTCCTTGGGTAAACGCCGCAGCTGGATGCTGTTGATGCAATTGGCCCTGTTGCTTGGTTTTAATGGTCTTGCCTGGTTTACACCACGGCAATCCCCCGAATTGATGGCCTTTATCGCTTTGATTCTCGCTTGTTTTTCAGCCACGCAGGATGTGGCCATTGACGCTCAGCGTGCCGAATATTTACCGGTTCCTGAGCATGGGATGGGCGCGTCGCTTGCTGTCTTTGGGTATCGTCTGGCGTTATTGATTGCCGGGGGCCTCGCGCTAATCATGGCGCATCATTTGGGATGGGCGGTGACCTATCGCATAATGGGTTTGTTGATGCTGGTTGGGGTTTTCGCGACGCTCTGGAGTGAAGAACCCGTGCATTACGGTGAGGAAAACACGGGATTCGTCAACGCGTTTCTTGCGCCCGTCAAGGATCTTTGCCAACGGCGCGACATCATTCCCCTGGTGTTGTTTATTCTCTTCTATAAATTGGGGGAGGCTTTTACGGCCACCACCAGCGGTATCATCATGCCTTTTTTA
This region of Legionella taurinensis genomic DNA includes:
- the tilS gene encoding tRNA lysidine(34) synthetase TilS encodes the protein MPVTDKTRAPDWLRDLAAYEHLFVGFSGGLDSTVLLHLLSQHPAFIKKVTAVHINHGLSRNASLWQEHCERLCEQWQVNFIALTVRCDHRANVEEAARVARYQALGALIKKNNCLLMGHHLDDQAETLLLHLFRGAGVDGLTAIPEKSTVGEGDLRRPLLSCTRQSLQAYALEHRLRFIDDESNANTRFSRNFLRQDIFPLLKGRWPGVTRNLARTAEHCRLAQANLTDLAHLDCPSLAEKSRVLPLLPLLRLNRARLGNVLRTWLRQHDVRMPNTLTFNRLMDEMIQAAPDSNPEIHWQQVTIKRYQHHLYLSPSRPECTSPLPWTTFPNTLCLQGMGKLTAETADEGLFIPSGSQLAIRFREGGDTFYWHGQNKSLKKLFQEWKIPPWQRQQIPLLYVDNQLAAVIGYAVSDLFYQRRAGRCYKLSHIINQ
- a CDS encoding MFS transporter, which translates into the protein MISTFRLIWLLSYITTASVSAAVITPGLPAIADSFQLNIEAIQWMISAFLGGYVIGQLIYGPLANRVGRVGALRVGLVINLLGLLVCYAGLLFHSYGLLIGGRLVSALGAASGLSCTLMLINEWLPEQQRRTALSYSILAFTLGIGLAVSLGGWIVTYWQWQGCFALLFIHGVLLLAGTPFLKETMIIRRRVNLAQMITAYRQTLASPGLVVYALAVGFCSAIGYCYSAAGPLIAERFLHLSAAAYGSWNLVNMLGMLMGGLLTKRLLQRCSPQRVVGYGFGGCTLALLGLFLMWQQHWLLPIGFFIHTSLLYLFSGFLFAGGSCLATASVQDKSNGSAMLSFINMLTATLAVIVMGYTNTNPWLGFVEIILLFGSVIAGTFLLFQHKTGASLRQGV
- a CDS encoding FKBP-type peptidyl-prolyl cis-trans isomerase; the encoded protein is MKMKLVAAAVVGLAMTTAFAETNTAAPSTTTPATAATPATLNTDIDKLSYSIGADLGKNFKKQGIEISPSAMAKGLQDGMSGSQLLLTEDQMKDVLSKFQKDLMAKRNAEFTKKAEENKSKGEAFLSQNKSKEGVVTLPSGLQYKIIEKGNGAKPTKDDTVTVEYTGRLIDGQVFDSTDKTGKPATFKVSQVIPGWTEALQLMPAGSVWEVYVPASLAYGPRSVGGPIGPNETLIFKIHLISVKKTDA
- a CDS encoding L-serine ammonia-lyase codes for the protein MSISLFDMFSIGIGPSSSHTVGPMSAAYAFVQLLEKEDHFTAASRIKIELYGSLALTGKGHGTDKAILNGLEGKTPESVVPDSMVPRMREIISSQKLLLGGKKDLFFDEERDFLFLQKELLPRHSNGMRFSAYDVNQQLLRSQVYYSIGGGFITTEEEFDKSSEDTNAPPYPFSTAFELMSLCRDNRLTIAELMMVNELTWRSKNAIQEGILAIANVMDECINNGCHHPGILPGGLLLKRRAPDLYKKLIEHKGVPSVFEQSDIMNRLNLYAMAVNEENAAGGRIVTAPTNGAAGIIPAVLKYCQEAHDRLSKEDIYVYFLTAAAIGILYKKGASISGAEVGCQGEVGVASSMAAAGLTAVLGGSIEQIENAAEIAMEHHLGMTCDPVLGLVQIPCIERNAMGAVKAVNASRMALIGDGQHQISLDKVIKTMKQTGMDMQSIYKETSMGGLAVNLPEC
- a CDS encoding AmpG family muropeptide MFS transporter; translation: MTKRLFIVFLLGFSSGLPLALITSTLQAWYADTGLSVLATGMLSLVGLPYVYRICWGPLLDRYSLFSLGKRRSWMLLMQLALLLGFNGLAWFTPRQSPELMAFIALILACFSATQDVAIDAQRAEYLPVPEHGMGASLAVFGYRLALLIAGGLALIMAHHLGWAVTYRIMGLLMLVGVFATLWSEEPVHYGEENTGFVNAFLAPVKDLCQRRDIIPLVLFILFYKLGEAFTATTSGIIMPFLIQGVGFSLETIGYVNKMLGIASILLGGLAAGFLLLRWSLYKALLSFGLLQAITNLLFVALALTGKNLPLFAAAVICDNFAAGMGSTALVALFMRLVNRQYTATQFSILVAVSSLPRILSGPLAALLQMGVGWVGLYQLSFFLALGFIPFLIMIRRETQPEPSMAVLERG